In Candidatus Manganitrophus morganii, the genomic window CATTGTGAGGATCGCAGGCATCCACCCCGCAGGCGATGATCGTGTGCTGTCCGATGCATCCCTTCTCCATCATCCGGAGGTGGAGATGGCTTCGAACCGACTCCGACGTGAGGACCTTTCCCTCAAGATAGATTTGACCGTTCTTAATCTCCGCCCTTCGGAGAAGATCGAACGCCTCCGTGACCGCTTCTTCCACGGCGATCTGACTCTTTCGGATGGCGGCCACTTCCTCCGGCGTCTTCAGGGCCCGTTCTTCGAAGAACGGCTCCTTCTTGATCGAGAGGGTAAAACCGCGGGACCGGAGCGCGTCGCCGTATTCCAACGGAAAATTCGCCGGAACGGTCAGCTCCTTGACCCCTTGTTCCTGGAGGAGCGTTTGAACGACATCGGCCATATCGGGGCGATCGATCCCCCGTTTTTTGGTCCGTTCTTCATACTCCGAATAGGAGAGGACCTGATCGACGGACGATTGGGCGCGGGCGCGGTCGACCTCCAGATCGCTCATGAGAAGAAGCGTTTTACCGCGGGCGCGAAGGAAGATGAAGTTATCGGGGGCGAGGAACTTGGTTGCGTAGTAGATGTTGGAGTCGGTCTCGCTGCACGCGATTAAAAGAATATCGGGTTTACTCGTGGCCGGTCTATTTTCTAGGCGATCCGCCATTTAGTGTCCTTCCCTACCGGCCGATTCGTTTTCTAGGTGATCGGATTCCAAAAATTTCTCCGCATCCATCGCCGCCATACAGCCGGTGCCGGCGGCCGTGATCGCCTGGCGATAGTTCGGGTCTTGCACATCCCCCGCGGCGAAGACCCCCGGAACGTTGGTGTGCGGTGTCCCGGGCTGGGTTTTGATGTAACCGCGATCATCCAGCGCCAGCTGGCCCTTGAACAGAGCGGTGTTCGGCTCATGCCCGATCGCGATGAAAACCCCGTCGATCTTCCGCTGAGAAGTCTCTCCGGTTTTCAGATTCTGGAGGACCGCCGCCGAAACCGTTCCGGAAGGCCCGTCCAAAATATCGGTGATCGTCGTGTCCCAGATGAATTTGATCTTGGGGTTCTTGAACGCCTTGTCCTGCATGATCTTGGAGGCGCGCAGCTTATCCCGCCGGTGAATGACGCTGACCTGATTCGCGAAACGGGTCAGAAAGGTCGCCTCCTCCATGGCGGTATCGCCCCCGCCGACGATAAAGACATCTTTCCCGCGAAAGAAAAACCCGTCGCAGGTGGCGCAGGCGGAGACGCCGTGGCCCATCAGCCGGGCCTCCGATTCAATCCCGAGCAGCTTGGCCCGGGCACCGGAGCAGATGATCACCGATCGGGTCCGGTAGGTCCGCTCCCCGTCGACCACGATGCTGAAGGGGCGCTGAGAGAAATCGACGGAGGTGACATCCCCGGTGATAAAGGTGGTGTCGAAGCGCTGCGCCTGCTTCTTCATCTCCAGGATCAGCTGCGGCCCCTGAATGCCGTCGGGGAATCCCGGAAAGTTTTCCACGTCGGTCGTGATCATCAGCTGCCCGCCGGCTTGAGCCCCTTCGATCAAGACGGGATGAAGATTCGCCCGGGCGGCATAAATCGCCGCCGTGAGGCCGGCCGGCCCCGAGCCGATGATGATGACATTTTCGATCTTCTCCGTCATGTGCGGTTTAATTCCCCAGATCGTTCAAAGCATCCTTGAGGCTTTTTCGGACGCAGGTGAAGATCGGCGTGTCGAGCAGCGTGTACCGGCTCGCCTCGGCGTTGCGCAGCTCCATGACCAGGTCTAAAAAGTCGGAGGGATGGTCACTCTCGAACGCCACGACGAACTCGGCATCGTCCAATCCGAAGGAGTAGGAGGTGTTGATTTTCACCGTCGGGTACTTGTGGCCGATCTCGATATGCTCATTCATCATTCCCTGCCGGGCCGATTTGGTCAGAAGATACCATTCGCGTGTCTTGACGAAGGGATAGATGAAGAGGTATTTCGACTCTCCGGGAACGATCGTGAGGCGCTTCGACTCCTGGCCTTCGTGGGTGTGCTTGTCGACGTAGATCGACCGCTTCGTCATCGCGATATAGGAGTAGACGGTGTTCATGTATTTGCCCAGGCTGGTCGAGAGCATTTTGACCGTCATGTCCTGAAACGATTCCAGATCGTAGCTGATCCGCCAGAGCATGATATCGGTCTCGGCACGGATTCCGACCGTGGAATAAGGGATCACGAGCACCTTCGACGTGAAGCCTTCGATGGCCGCGGACAGCTCCCGTTTCCCTGCTTCCCGCTCTTCGGCCGGCAACCTTCGCCACGCCGGATCCAACTTGTAGAAAATGTAGTTCACATACTGTCTTTTATCGTTTGCCATCGATCCTCCTCCAATACAATCCGCATCGCGTCGGTTCATGAATACAAAATTCAAATGGAGAAACCGCCTGTTCGGGATTCCCCAAAGCGGGCCGATCATACCTTTTTAAGCGCTGAAAAGCAAATGGAACGGCCAGGACTTATTCGCCCGATTCTAGCAGCGCATCGGCGTGAAATCAACCCCAATTAGTATGGATTTCGGGTTGCGGATTGCAGATTAAAAAAGGTGTTGTAGAGACGTCCCGCCGGGACCTACATAAGAATTGGGAAACCGCACCGAAATCCATATCCGCAATTGTCTCCTACTTCTGTAGTCCTCTTAAAATGGCCAGGTTTTGGATGTCCTCTTTGAGCTCTTTTCCCTTCGGGGTTTCCAGGACCATCGGCAAGCCGAAGAAACGCGGGTCGTTCATTAAAAATGAAAAGGGGGCCGTTCCCATCTTTCCCTGTCCGATGTGGTCATGCCGGTCCACCCGGCAGCCGAGCTCTTTTTTGCAATCGTTGAGATGAAAGGCTCGGACCTGTCCCAAGCCCACCGCCCGGTCGAGGGCGTCCATCGTTTCCTGGTAGTGTGTCTCGGTTCTCAAGTCATACCCGGCCGCAAAAACATGGCAGGTATCGAAGCAGACCCCGATCCGCTCCGGCGCTTTGATCCGGTCGAAAATCGCGCCGACCTCCTCGAACCGGCTCCCGATGCAGCTCCCCTGCCCGGCCGTCAGTTCGATGAGGATCTGCATTTTAAACCGGGCGGTCCGTTGAAAAAGAAGGTTCAACGCCTCGGCTGCCCTGGAAATT contains:
- a CDS encoding deoxyribonuclease IV → MAKTDGKIEAKRPLLGAHMSVAGGLDQALYRGRTAGCDVIQIFSKNSNQWKAKPLTVEDIANFKKARLETGIFPAMVHSSYLINLCSDKEEEWKKSVEALYIEMERVEALEMPYLVLHPGSHLGAGEEVGISRAAEALNLLFQRTARFKMQILIELTAGQGSCIGSRFEEVGAIFDRIKAPERIGVCFDTCHVFAAGYDLRTETHYQETMDALDRAVGLGQVRAFHLNDCKKELGCRVDRHDHIGQGKMGTAPFSFLMNDPRFFGLPMVLETPKGKELKEDIQNLAILRGLQK
- a CDS encoding Xaa-Pro peptidase family protein gives rise to the protein MADRLENRPATSKPDILLIACSETDSNIYYATKFLAPDNFIFLRARGKTLLLMSDLEVDRARAQSSVDQVLSYSEYEERTKKRGIDRPDMADVVQTLLQEQGVKELTVPANFPLEYGDALRSRGFTLSIKKEPFFEERALKTPEEVAAIRKSQIAVEEAVTEAFDLLRRAEIKNGQIYLEGKVLTSESVRSHLHLRMMEKGCIGQHTIIACGVDACDPHNEGSGPLRANEPIIFDVFPRSSETRYFADMSRTVVKGRASDGMKKLYDTVLEGQELGISRVRSGASGKAIHEEIVGLFEKKGYHTGKVGGRMQGFFHGTGHGVGIDIHEPPRISRADWILKEGEVVTVEPGLYYPEIGAVRIEDMVLVEKDGCRNLTTFPKKLEIP
- a CDS encoding chlorite dismutase family protein; its protein translation is MANDKRQYVNYIFYKLDPAWRRLPAEEREAGKRELSAAIEGFTSKVLVIPYSTVGIRAETDIMLWRISYDLESFQDMTVKMLSTSLGKYMNTVYSYIAMTKRSIYVDKHTHEGQESKRLTIVPGESKYLFIYPFVKTREWYLLTKSARQGMMNEHIEIGHKYPTVKINTSYSFGLDDAEFVVAFESDHPSDFLDLVMELRNAEASRYTLLDTPIFTCVRKSLKDALNDLGN
- the trxB gene encoding thioredoxin-disulfide reductase yields the protein MTEKIENVIIIGSGPAGLTAAIYAARANLHPVLIEGAQAGGQLMITTDVENFPGFPDGIQGPQLILEMKKQAQRFDTTFITGDVTSVDFSQRPFSIVVDGERTYRTRSVIICSGARAKLLGIESEARLMGHGVSACATCDGFFFRGKDVFIVGGGDTAMEEATFLTRFANQVSVIHRRDKLRASKIMQDKAFKNPKIKFIWDTTITDILDGPSGTVSAAVLQNLKTGETSQRKIDGVFIAIGHEPNTALFKGQLALDDRGYIKTQPGTPHTNVPGVFAAGDVQDPNYRQAITAAGTGCMAAMDAEKFLESDHLENESAGREGH